In one Nicotiana sylvestris chromosome 8, ASM39365v2, whole genome shotgun sequence genomic region, the following are encoded:
- the LOC138874687 gene encoding uncharacterized protein, translating to MWRSRSANNFLPLDPEIDRILHRVRREVEARTRIEGELDIVVQSQPSEMADCQSIGSFVDGLDDASKMNLDSACGGSCMARPYTPLEEVPKKRKDKPIPEGKLIPKATHESKKNDETSEPVEAARSPPPFPQRLQKKNNDCMSSKFLSMFRKVRLNIPLVDVLRKIPKYTKYIKDIVTHKRTLTEFKIVALTKEFTSRVQNKLPQKLKDPGSFTIPVRIGNIDLADRSMTHPKGVIEDVLLQIGKFIFPADFIILDYEVDELVPIILGRPLLATGDAIIKVREGKMILRVDDEEAVFNIYKAMQLPHHYEELSMISVVDVDEQLLDTSVYLDDSLDKALMLFNILEIDDEGIHPFEPLNRPSGPPPKSSIEEAPKLELKPLPPHLQYAYLGGSDTLHVIVSSDLYKLQEEKLLRVLREHKRAIGWMMSDIKGISPAFCMHKILMEDGHNPSIEQQRHLNPIMKEVVRKEVIKCLDVGIVFPISDSKWVDKAKVEAIEKLPPPTSVKGIRSFLGHASFLIKTAPIIIAPDWEQPFELMCDAGDISIRAVLGQRRNKIFHSIYYESKTLNLAQMNYTVTEKELLAVVWAFDKFRSYLVGTKVIVYTDHSTIRYLFGNKDAKLRLIHWVLILQEFDLVIRDRKGTKNQVADHLSKLEIGAM from the exons ATGTGGAGGAGTAGAAGCGCAAACAATTTCCTTCCTCTTGATCCTGAGATCGATCGAATACTTCATAGAGTGAGGAGGGAAGTCGAAGCTAGAACGAGAATAGAAGGAGAGTTGGACATTGTAGTTCAATCACAACCATCAGAGATGGCAG ACTGTCAAAGTATTGGGTCTTTTGTTGATGGGCTAGATGATGcatcaaagatgaatcttgattcagcttgtgggggtagttgcatggcgagaCC TTACACTCCACTGGAGGAAGtgccaaagaagagaaaagacaagccTATACCTGAGGGGAAGTTGATTCCTAAGGCGACACACGAATcaaagaaaaatgatgaaacttCAGAGCCAGTGGAGGCTGCAAGGTCACCACCACCTTTCCCCCAGAGATTACAGAAAAAGAATAATGATTGCATGTCTagcaaatttctctctatgtttagAAAGGTTCGATTGAATATTCCATTGGTGGATGTACTTCGTAAAATTCCAAAGTATACaaagtacataaaagatatagtGACTCACAAGAGGACATTGACTGAATTCAAAATAGTTGCACTTACTAAGGAGttcacttcaagggtccaaaacaagcttcctcaaaagcttaaggatcctggTAGCTTCACCATCCCTGTGCGaattggtaatattgat CTAGCTGATAGGTCCATGACACACCCTAAGGGAGTGATTGAAGATGTATTGTTGCAAATTGGGAAATTCATCTTCCCTGCGGACTTCATTATCCTAGATTATGAGGTTGATGAActagttccaatcatattgggacgACCTCTCTTGGCTACTGGTGATGCAATTATTAAAGTGAGAGAGGGAAAAATGATTTTGAGGGTGGATGATGAGGAAGCAGTCTTTAATATTTACAAAGCAATGCAACTTCCCCACCACTATGAGGAGCTCTCAATGATATCTGTTGTGGATGTGGATGAGCAACTTCTTGACACAAGTGTATATCTAGACGATTCTCTAGATAAAGCCCTTATGTTGTTCAATATCTTGGAGATTGatgatgag GGGATACACCCCTTTGAGCCCCTGAATAGGCCAAGTGGGCCTCCTCCAAAGTCGTCAATTGAGGAAGCTCCAAAATTGGAGCTTAAACCCCTACCGCCTCACCTTCAATATGCTTATTTGGGTGGTTCTGACACTTTACATGTTATTGTTTCTTCTGACTTGTATAAATTGCAGGAAGAGAAGCTGTTGAGAGTGCTACGTGAGCACAAACGAGCAATTGGGTGGATGATGTCTGACATTAAAGGCATTAGTCCAGCTTTTTGTATGCataaaatcctcatggaggacggACACAATCCAAGTATAGAGCAACAACGCCATCTAAATCCaatcatgaaagaggtggtaagaaaagaagtgattaagtgtCTTGATGTgggtattgtatttccaatctctgatagcaaatgg GTGGACAAAGCAAAggtggaagcaattgaaaaattGCCCCCACCGACATCCGTCaaaggcattcgcagtttcttgggccatgcaa GCTTCTTGATAAAAACTGCACCAATTATCATTGCTCCGGATTGGGAGCAGCCATTTGAGTTGATGTGCGATGCGGGTGACATATCTATCAGAGCTGTTTTGGGGCAAAGGAGAAATAAAATCTTTCACTCCATTTACTATGAGAGCAAAACTCTGAATCTAGCCCAGATGAACTACACagttactgaaaaagagttgcttgcAGTGGTGTGGGCGTTTGACAAGTTCAGATCCTATCTAGTGGGGACCAAAGTCATCGTTTACACAGATCATTCAACTATCAGATACTTGTTTGGAAATAAAGATGCCAAGCTGAGGCTGATTCATTGGGTCCTCATCCTACAAGAGTTTGACTTAGTGATCCGAGATCGAAAAGGGACAAAGAATCAAGTGGCTGATCACTTGTCAAAATTAGAAATCGGAGCCATGTAG